In Brevibacillus brevis NBRC 100599, a single genomic region encodes these proteins:
- a CDS encoding ArpU family phage packaging/lysis transcriptional regulator, with translation MSAQVQEQLSFLQPVNEREVRKAVVKELKSYKALRVAVQNKKEQEEKGIEQLFPRLQFSETQNELKAKQIERALEYSLDEVERQIIEEKYLSTSRVKDINVYLDLGLTKDQFYTKKKEAIMQIATALGMI, from the coding sequence ATGAGCGCACAGGTACAAGAACAACTGTCATTTCTACAGCCGGTCAATGAAAGAGAAGTCAGAAAAGCAGTTGTGAAAGAATTGAAATCATATAAAGCCCTCCGTGTTGCTGTTCAAAACAAAAAGGAGCAAGAGGAGAAGGGCATCGAGCAATTGTTCCCTCGGCTGCAGTTTTCAGAGACACAGAATGAGTTGAAAGCGAAGCAGATCGAAAGAGCACTCGAGTATTCGCTCGATGAGGTCGAGCGACAGATCATCGAAGAGAAGTATCTCAGCACATCCAGGGTGAAAGACATCAACGTATATCTGGACTTAGGTCTGACAAAAGACCAATTCTACACAAAAAAGAAAGAGGCAATAATGCAAATTGCTACGGCACTCGGAATGATCTGA
- a CDS encoding sigma-70 family RNA polymerase sigma factor, which translates to MSSIIAALSLVFKELLVFVAYVKNNAFPQPLQDTEEEKYLRLMAKGDPYARNKLIEHNLRLVAHIVKKFENTGEDSEDLISIGTIGLIKAIESYQVDKGTKLATYAARCIENEIVMSKG; encoded by the coding sequence ATGTCCAGCATTATCGCGGCGCTTTCCCTTGTTTTTAAAGAACTACTCGTTTTTGTGGCTTATGTCAAGAACAATGCCTTCCCGCAACCGCTTCAGGACACCGAAGAAGAAAAGTACCTCCGACTCATGGCCAAAGGCGACCCTTACGCCCGCAACAAGCTGATTGAGCACAATTTGCGTTTGGTGGCGCATATTGTGAAGAAATTCGAGAACACGGGTGAGGACAGTGAAGATCTGATTTCGATCGGTACCATCGGCCTGATCAAAGCAATCGAGAGTTATCAGGTGGATAAGGGCACCAAGCTGGCTACGTATGCTGCGCGTTGTATTGAGAATGAGATAGTAATGTCAAAAGGGTAG
- a CDS encoding IS3 family transposase, whose amino-acid sequence MSKNRISFTEHEIHMLEKNQNVLRVTGKNITYSSMFKFTAVQAYREGQTPIEIFLQAGFPLEIIGRHTPKKCLHRWRKVYTTFGEAGLIEERRGKGSTGRKSEGELSAEEKLRRAEARIRLLEAENELLKKLEALERQTNKTLSSPERFQLISLVLRKHGLKRVTRYLCQIAEVSSSGYYRWCSAEEQRQIREEADERDFLLIKEHFETRKGRAGVLVIKMRLERMNGAVMNHKKIRRLMQKFKLVTLIRKANPYRKMAKATQEHRTCPNLLKRQFDQGIPEKVLLTDITYLRYGTGQWAYLSCVKDGATKQILAHYLSSTLELSLVKRTLDLLIKRLDGNVHPDAIFHSDQGMHYTHLTTRRLIAEAGFKQSMSRKGNCWDNASMESFFGHMKDELEYKDCVSLQELRQRVNEYVTYYNSERYQWTLKKMTPDETRNHLIAA is encoded by the coding sequence ATGAGTAAAAATAGAATAAGTTTTACGGAACATGAGATACATATGTTAGAAAAAAATCAAAATGTACTTCGAGTAACAGGGAAAAACATCACGTATTCTTCTATGTTCAAATTTACCGCTGTACAGGCATATCGAGAGGGACAAACGCCGATTGAGATATTTCTTCAGGCAGGTTTCCCCTTAGAAATAATTGGTCGTCATACACCAAAAAAATGCTTACATCGATGGAGAAAAGTATATACGACTTTTGGGGAAGCTGGATTAATTGAGGAGCGCAGAGGCAAGGGGAGCACCGGTAGAAAGTCAGAGGGAGAATTATCAGCAGAAGAAAAACTGAGACGTGCTGAAGCACGAATTAGGCTTCTGGAGGCAGAGAACGAACTTTTAAAAAAGCTAGAAGCGCTCGAAAGACAAACCAATAAGACGTTATCGTCTCCCGAGCGCTTTCAGCTTATTAGCCTAGTTCTTCGTAAACATGGCTTGAAGCGTGTAACCCGTTATCTATGCCAGATTGCTGAAGTGAGCTCAAGTGGCTATTATCGCTGGTGTAGTGCTGAGGAACAGCGACAAATTCGAGAAGAAGCCGACGAACGAGACTTCCTGCTCATCAAGGAGCATTTCGAAACTCGAAAAGGGAGAGCAGGAGTGCTGGTCATTAAAATGAGATTGGAGCGGATGAACGGTGCCGTGATGAATCATAAAAAGATTCGTCGTCTTATGCAAAAGTTTAAGTTAGTCACTCTTATTCGGAAAGCGAATCCGTATCGAAAAATGGCCAAGGCTACTCAGGAACACCGCACATGCCCAAACCTACTTAAACGTCAGTTTGATCAAGGTATACCCGAGAAGGTTCTACTTACTGACATTACTTATTTGCGCTATGGTACTGGTCAATGGGCATATTTGTCTTGCGTAAAAGATGGGGCGACCAAACAGATTTTGGCACACTATCTGTCTTCGACATTGGAGTTATCACTAGTGAAACGGACACTAGACTTATTAATCAAACGATTGGACGGTAACGTCCATCCGGATGCTATTTTTCATTCGGATCAAGGAATGCACTACACTCATCTTACAACGAGGCGCCTTATTGCTGAGGCTGGTTTTAAGCAGTCGATGTCTCGCAAAGGTAACTGCTGGGACAATGCTTCAATGGAATCGTTCTTCGGTCATATGAAAGACGAACTCGAATATAAGGACTGTGTTTCACTTCAAGAGTTGCGTCAACGCGTCAACGAATATGTAACCTATTACAATTCAGAGCGTTATCAGTGGACATTAAAAAAGATGACTCCTGATGAAACCAGGAATCATCTCATTGCTGCTTAA
- a CDS encoding recombinase family protein, protein MIGIYARVSTEEQAKSGFSLDDQLRECRKKAATSEAAEYVDDVSGEFLDRPALSRLRRDAKEGLITKIVCLDPDRLSRKLMNQLLITDEFDKRGIELVFVNGEYAKTPEGQLFYSMRGAIAEFEKAKINERMSRGRREKARQGRVLRDFQIYGYSYDSKKEQIVINEAEAAVVRLVFDLFTQPNELVQGMNGIAVYLTNKGVPTKRGASVWHRQVVRQMLMNEAYVGRFYQNKWNTEGMLGNQFREPDEKVRMKMRPKDEWISLPCPSIIDEVKFEHAQRLLKESRRRWAGRSFNEYLLSGLVRCGSCGNTMSGRKVKNWSQHIFEYTDVKNTAGAKNKGCGRRVRCEQLDNQVWETVRSWLNNPDEIAIAVEEKVETPFEQVELERLQKELEKTKAGRKRLLKLFASVEEDISEEDIRQGLKELKEKEDKLNQRSNELHEQAKLQIANEYNRNLIQEAADYYLSKAQDELSFGDKKELIRHVVREVRVYEESVEIYTF, encoded by the coding sequence ATGATCGGAATATATGCCAGGGTGAGTACAGAGGAACAAGCCAAGAGCGGATTCAGCCTCGACGATCAGTTAAGGGAATGCAGGAAGAAAGCAGCGACGAGTGAAGCTGCTGAATATGTTGACGATGTATCAGGCGAGTTCTTAGACCGACCGGCTCTCTCAAGGCTTAGACGAGATGCAAAAGAAGGACTCATTACGAAGATCGTTTGTCTGGATCCTGACCGTTTATCACGCAAGCTTATGAACCAGCTGCTAATTACAGATGAATTTGATAAACGCGGGATAGAGCTCGTATTCGTGAATGGCGAATACGCCAAAACTCCAGAAGGACAGCTCTTTTATAGCATGCGTGGAGCAATTGCAGAATTCGAAAAAGCGAAAATCAATGAACGAATGAGTCGTGGAAGAAGAGAAAAGGCAAGACAGGGCCGTGTTCTCCGTGACTTTCAAATATATGGATACAGCTATGATTCCAAGAAGGAACAGATCGTAATAAATGAAGCAGAGGCAGCAGTAGTGCGACTCGTATTTGATCTGTTTACTCAGCCCAACGAGCTCGTTCAGGGAATGAATGGGATAGCTGTTTATTTAACCAATAAAGGGGTTCCTACCAAGCGTGGTGCTAGTGTATGGCATCGTCAGGTGGTGCGACAGATGCTGATGAACGAGGCATACGTGGGGAGATTTTATCAAAATAAGTGGAATACGGAAGGAATGCTGGGTAATCAGTTTCGCGAGCCAGATGAGAAAGTCCGTATGAAAATGCGCCCAAAAGATGAGTGGATATCCTTGCCCTGCCCATCTATCATTGACGAAGTTAAATTTGAACATGCCCAGCGACTGCTAAAGGAATCCAGAAGGAGATGGGCAGGCCGGAGCTTCAACGAGTACCTCTTAAGTGGCCTAGTACGATGTGGGTCCTGTGGTAATACGATGTCAGGAAGAAAAGTAAAAAACTGGAGCCAACATATATTTGAGTATACTGACGTTAAGAATACAGCAGGTGCAAAAAATAAGGGATGCGGTCGCCGTGTAAGATGTGAGCAATTGGACAATCAGGTTTGGGAAACGGTACGTTCATGGTTGAACAATCCAGATGAGATAGCGATAGCGGTTGAAGAAAAGGTGGAGACTCCATTTGAGCAAGTAGAGCTGGAACGTTTGCAAAAGGAACTCGAAAAAACGAAAGCAGGACGCAAAAGATTGCTCAAATTGTTTGCATCCGTTGAAGAAGACATAAGCGAAGAAGATATACGGCAAGGGTTAAAAGAGCTGAAGGAAAAGGAGGATAAACTGAATCAGCGCTCGAACGAGCTACATGAACAAGCGAAACTACAGATCGCTAACGAATATAACCGCAACTTGATCCAGGAAGCTGCTGACTATTATTTATCAAAAGCACAGGATGAACTATCGTTTGGGGATAAGAAAGAGCTGATCCGTCATGTAGTAAGGGAAGTTAGAGTTTATGAGGAGAGCGTGGAGATATACACGTTCTAA
- a CDS encoding DUF2834 domain-containing protein: MKNLYLLLAILGAVLPYSYFIPFLRANGLDINLFTSELFTNDISSFFATDFLISCFIFWVFLFQEVRKHHMKHWWIYIAATLTVGLSFSFPLFLYFRQKTIEGRK; encoded by the coding sequence ATGAAAAACCTATATTTATTACTGGCAATTTTGGGGGCAGTCTTGCCTTACAGTTATTTCATTCCGTTCCTTCGTGCAAATGGATTAGATATCAACCTTTTTACATCCGAACTTTTTACAAACGACATTTCTTCGTTTTTTGCAACCGATTTTCTTATCTCATGCTTCATTTTCTGGGTATTTCTTTTTCAAGAAGTTAGAAAGCATCACATGAAGCATTGGTGGATTTACATCGCCGCAACTTTAACAGTTGGTCTATCATTTTCTTTTCCTCTGTTTCTTTACTTCAGACAGAAAACAATAGAAGGTCGTAAATGA
- a CDS encoding DUF1259 domain-containing protein encodes MKIPKSLCDRIAKILGGTGMSNDTCSITIQRNLNATILGKPYDTEHEITIESLDKEGNTLNTGEFTLLQTEVQKFIDAVRKEGFIVSALHNHWLFDKPRLMYLHIESVEPPIEFAKKLRRALNVLK; translated from the coding sequence TTGAAGATACCGAAAAGTTTATGCGATCGGATAGCCAAAATTCTGGGTGGGACAGGCATGTCAAATGATACTTGTTCTATCACGATTCAGCGTAACCTCAATGCAACAATCTTGGGCAAGCCATATGATACTGAGCATGAAATTACCATTGAATCCCTCGACAAAGAAGGCAACACCTTGAATACAGGTGAATTTACACTCCTGCAAACCGAAGTCCAAAAGTTTATAGACGCTGTTCGTAAAGAAGGGTTTATCGTTTCTGCCCTGCACAATCACTGGCTCTTTGATAAGCCACGTCTCATGTATTTGCATATTGAATCTGTTGAACCACCCATAGAGTTTGCAAAGAAACTACGTCGTGCTTTGAATGTACTGAAATAA
- a CDS encoding YopX family protein has product MWNDWSTLTIIGNIYENPELLQAA; this is encoded by the coding sequence ATGTGGAACGATTGGAGTACGTTGACTATCATTGGCAACATCTATGAGAACCCTGAGCTGCTGCAAGCTGCTTAA
- a CDS encoding replication/maintenance protein RepL codes for MASKRPVNRVRNVYWGAFILDWFKYLQDHELSAADYRILFYLCHKMYNDDNTARVRQKIISHDLAMDKGNVSKCLKKLRTKQFIAKAPDGYMINPHLFYAGNGYHNRENLRDSFDRLLIDESESLRFSFNEDEHTLEVLGDMDDWPFN; via the coding sequence ATGGCAAGTAAAAGACCTGTAAATCGTGTGAGAAATGTCTATTGGGGTGCGTTTATCCTAGATTGGTTCAAATATCTGCAGGATCATGAGTTAAGCGCAGCCGACTATCGAATACTGTTCTACTTGTGTCATAAGATGTATAACGATGACAATACAGCTCGTGTAAGACAAAAGATCATTTCTCATGATCTCGCAATGGATAAAGGTAACGTTTCCAAGTGCTTAAAGAAGCTACGTACGAAACAATTCATTGCCAAAGCACCCGATGGTTATATGATTAATCCACATTTGTTCTATGCAGGGAATGGTTATCACAATCGTGAAAATTTACGTGATAGCTTCGATAGACTGCTGATCGATGAAAGTGAAAGTCTTCGTTTCTCTTTTAATGAAGATGAACACACACTCGAAGTTTTAGGGGATATGGATGATTGGCCATTTAACTAA
- a CDS encoding ankyrin repeat domain-containing protein: protein MIGEKDMAYHFADLYDAAELGDIELVKKIVTKQPELLHEKDEYEFSVLHGAVMTDDVDLIAYLVAQGADVHAKNDEGITPLHIALYPEVAEALIAHGADIHASAHDGSTPLHTQVADGEERLDVVELLLAKGANPNKKDMDGQTPYDIAREREDEEMMALFE from the coding sequence ATGATAGGAGAGAAAGATATGGCTTATCATTTCGCAGATTTGTATGATGCGGCTGAACTGGGAGACATCGAGCTTGTAAAAAAGATTGTCACGAAACAGCCGGAATTGCTGCATGAAAAGGATGAGTATGAGTTTTCTGTACTGCATGGCGCAGTGATGACGGACGATGTTGACCTCATTGCGTATTTGGTCGCACAAGGTGCGGACGTTCATGCGAAAAACGATGAGGGTATTACCCCGTTGCATATCGCGCTCTATCCAGAGGTTGCAGAGGCGCTCATTGCGCACGGTGCAGACATACATGCCAGTGCTCATGATGGAAGTACCCCGTTGCACACACAGGTAGCGGATGGAGAGGAACGTTTGGATGTGGTAGAGTTATTGCTGGCCAAAGGTGCGAATCCAAACAAAAAGGACATGGATGGGCAAACACCATACGATATAGCGCGAGAGAGAGAAGACGAAGAGATGATGGCTCTATTTGAATAG
- a CDS encoding tautomerase family protein, whose amino-acid sequence MPYINLQITKGATRDQKAQIVKEFTETLVNVLGKKPEHTHIVIEEIDDENWGYAGILTDDFRKL is encoded by the coding sequence ATGCCATATATCAACCTTCAAATTACAAAAGGTGCAACCCGTGATCAAAAAGCTCAGATTGTGAAAGAGTTCACGGAAACTCTTGTTAATGTTCTTGGCAAAAAGCCTGAACATACTCACATCGTTATTGAAGAGATTGACGATGAAAACTGGGGGTATGCGGGCATTCTCACTGATGATTTCAGAAAACTTTAA
- a CDS encoding SMI1/KNR4 family protein gives MPMQQRMEKWFEAWKLLMHDMERQGAQVWPLTIEPPATLEEIERREESLGISFPATIRTILLLGSSQVQINWSLPSRTLDPFSLSGDLGWSLDAFEWPYFGGDEESEDEKRYLCFHVGGNGDMLLIDLATGVDDPPVYSWGHETDEFLLLGKSFTEFVERVTELGCIGAECWNYEALAGADGLDVEGQVAQEWKEWLQIYRTLTFEEAAQDFEKLVLFAKMHGAGNSRIQEAFTQYDWEPILQKWVTQIEQETSSSNLLLWCQLIVETVGKKAESWVRSLWESGPHYQRLGSSQRAYLTAACLPEEEGLQRVLAEMDEVVARKECLVGYAANSHLHHFHSREVIWWMEPHVAYPIEGWDELFAVSRPQWEDLIRWLDGNEAQRQIALSAWGKMLTSGESPSGEANWQEINRLLDVAYEKAILRKEKERVDRIRSSLETVKH, from the coding sequence ATGCCAATGCAGCAACGAATGGAAAAGTGGTTTGAAGCGTGGAAGTTACTTATGCATGATATGGAGCGACAAGGCGCTCAGGTTTGGCCGCTCACCATAGAACCTCCAGCCACGCTGGAAGAAATCGAAAGAAGAGAGGAAAGTCTCGGGATCAGCTTTCCCGCGACGATCCGGACTATTTTACTATTGGGCAGCAGTCAGGTTCAAATAAATTGGTCGTTGCCATCTCGAACGTTAGATCCTTTTTCGCTCAGTGGGGATTTGGGATGGTCATTGGATGCGTTTGAGTGGCCGTACTTTGGTGGGGACGAAGAGAGTGAGGACGAGAAAAGGTATCTCTGTTTTCACGTCGGTGGGAATGGCGATATGCTGCTCATCGATTTGGCGACAGGCGTGGATGACCCACCCGTTTATTCTTGGGGGCATGAGACAGACGAATTCCTATTGCTCGGCAAAAGCTTCACAGAGTTCGTAGAGCGAGTCACAGAGCTGGGCTGTATTGGGGCAGAGTGCTGGAATTATGAAGCTCTCGCCGGTGCAGATGGGCTCGATGTGGAGGGGCAAGTCGCACAAGAGTGGAAAGAATGGCTGCAAATCTATCGGACGCTAACCTTTGAAGAGGCAGCGCAAGATTTCGAGAAGCTAGTCTTGTTTGCAAAAATGCATGGTGCAGGAAATTCACGTATCCAAGAGGCATTTACCCAGTACGATTGGGAGCCAATTTTGCAAAAATGGGTAACACAAATTGAGCAGGAAACCTCATCGAGTAATCTGCTACTTTGGTGCCAGCTCATTGTTGAGACAGTAGGCAAGAAGGCAGAGAGCTGGGTGCGCTCGCTATGGGAGTCCGGGCCACATTATCAACGGCTAGGATCAAGCCAACGTGCATATCTAACGGCAGCTTGTTTGCCGGAAGAAGAGGGCTTACAGCGAGTTTTGGCTGAAATGGATGAAGTCGTTGCCAGAAAAGAATGTTTGGTAGGATATGCTGCCAACAGTCATTTGCATCACTTTCACTCCCGAGAAGTCATTTGGTGGATGGAGCCGCATGTGGCGTACCCGATTGAAGGCTGGGATGAGCTTTTCGCGGTGTCACGTCCACAATGGGAGGATCTGATACGCTGGCTGGATGGAAATGAAGCACAGCGGCAGATTGCATTAAGTGCTTGGGGAAAAATGCTGACAAGTGGTGAATCGCCTTCCGGTGAAGCGAATTGGCAAGAAATCAATCGGTTGCTGGATGTAGCATACGAGAAAGCCATTCTGCGCAAGGAAAAGGAGCGTGTAGATCGTATTCGCTCTTCCTTGGAAACCGTAAAGCATTAG
- a CDS encoding recombinase family protein, producing the protein MIIVVAVFIRTASDDFRKTERQMESYMPHVKNVAHKVYIEIDVKTIDSDRPGLSQLIADIEAGLVNKVICHSAERISRNPVELGKFMQLANQKNVPLVFAE; encoded by the coding sequence GTGATCATAGTGGTTGCTGTTTTCATCAGAACTGCATCAGATGATTTTAGAAAGACCGAAAGACAAATGGAGTCCTACATGCCACATGTCAAAAATGTAGCCCATAAGGTGTACATAGAAATCGACGTTAAAACTATTGACTCGGATCGTCCTGGCTTGTCTCAATTGATTGCTGACATAGAGGCAGGATTGGTAAACAAGGTAATCTGTCATAGTGCTGAGCGAATCTCCCGTAACCCTGTTGAATTGGGGAAGTTCATGCAGCTTGCTAATCAGAAGAATGTACCGTTAGTTTTTGCTGAGTGA
- a CDS encoding site-specific DNA-methyltransferase has protein sequence MDIRKIPISKINPAPYNPRIDLQPGDPEYEKLKRSIQEFGYVQLLVWNKRTGNLVGSHQGFKILVNELGSTEVNVSVVDLDDIREKALNIALNKISGAWDEVTLAQVLAELQESDLDVELTGFDLEEAIDLINEYVTIEIDEPVKEDDFDVEKALNDIIEPETKPGDIWRLGRHILMCGDATSEQDVKRLMDGQRAALVVTDPPYNVAFKSDSAELASDGRESIMNDDMPMEQFEDFLQAVFANYASIMDPKAAIYVFLPSSYQREFENKMNEAGIVSRTQCIWVKNAFSLSFAQYKFKHEPVFYAHLKGQAPAWYGDYKQTTVWKSGLPSFIEEPETVWEVSRGDVSKYVHPTQKPLELLAIPIGNSSKKDDVVADFFGGSGSTLMTCEQMGRICRTMELDPKFCDVIKRRYYEVTGIEPVLLTRQSARK, from the coding sequence ATGGACATACGTAAAATACCAATCTCTAAAATCAATCCAGCCCCTTATAATCCGCGAATAGATTTGCAGCCGGGCGATCCTGAATATGAGAAGCTAAAACGATCTATCCAAGAGTTCGGATACGTGCAACTGCTCGTCTGGAACAAGCGAACAGGGAACCTTGTTGGAAGTCATCAAGGATTCAAGATTCTCGTCAATGAGTTGGGATCCACGGAAGTAAATGTTTCAGTTGTGGATTTGGATGACATCCGAGAGAAGGCGCTCAATATCGCACTAAACAAGATCAGCGGTGCTTGGGATGAGGTGACGCTCGCCCAGGTGTTGGCGGAGCTGCAAGAGAGCGATTTGGACGTAGAGCTAACAGGTTTTGACCTGGAGGAAGCTATAGACTTGATCAATGAGTACGTTACTATTGAGATAGATGAGCCAGTCAAGGAAGATGATTTCGATGTAGAGAAAGCATTAAACGATATCATTGAACCGGAGACGAAGCCAGGGGACATCTGGAGACTCGGGCGGCACATCCTTATGTGCGGAGACGCCACAAGTGAGCAGGATGTGAAACGGCTGATGGATGGTCAGCGGGCAGCTCTGGTAGTGACGGACCCTCCTTATAACGTTGCGTTCAAGAGCGATTCAGCAGAACTTGCTTCAGACGGCAGAGAAAGCATCATGAATGATGACATGCCCATGGAGCAATTTGAGGACTTCCTTCAAGCTGTGTTTGCAAATTATGCATCAATCATGGACCCGAAAGCAGCAATCTATGTTTTCCTTCCTTCCAGCTATCAGCGAGAATTTGAGAACAAGATGAACGAGGCCGGAATAGTATCACGCACCCAGTGTATTTGGGTTAAGAACGCTTTTTCTTTGTCATTTGCTCAATATAAGTTCAAGCATGAGCCAGTGTTCTATGCTCATCTTAAAGGGCAGGCTCCAGCATGGTACGGAGACTATAAGCAGACCACAGTTTGGAAATCAGGATTACCTTCATTCATTGAAGAACCGGAGACAGTCTGGGAGGTATCGCGAGGGGATGTAAGCAAGTACGTCCATCCAACTCAAAAGCCATTGGAACTGTTGGCCATTCCAATAGGGAACAGCAGCAAGAAGGATGACGTGGTGGCTGACTTTTTCGGAGGCAGTGGATCAACACTGATGACCTGTGAACAGATGGGGCGTATCTGTAGAACAATGGAGCTTGATCCGAAATTCTGTGATGTCATCAAGCGACGTTACTATGAAGTGACGGGCATTGAACCTGTGTTGCTAACGAGACAAAGCGCTAGAAAATAA
- a CDS encoding ASCH domain-containing protein, with amino-acid sequence MKAITIHQPWATLITLEEKQFETRSWATKYSGPIAIHAGKKVDKEICLEEPFRSVLAEHGFTADNLPTGAVVAICQLGECHEVMADFGNYALIAEDRFYIGAQEYHFGNYESGRYAWELLSVKPIDPVPAKGQQGLWNWGGERDASRT; translated from the coding sequence TTGAAAGCCATCACTATTCACCAGCCGTGGGCGACACTGATTACCCTCGAGGAGAAGCAATTCGAAACACGAAGCTGGGCGACGAAATACAGCGGGCCAATTGCGATCCATGCCGGCAAGAAGGTAGACAAGGAAATTTGCCTGGAAGAGCCTTTTCGCAGCGTGTTAGCTGAACATGGATTCACGGCAGATAACCTGCCAACAGGAGCAGTTGTAGCGATTTGCCAACTTGGAGAGTGTCACGAGGTTATGGCGGACTTTGGAAACTATGCGCTGATTGCAGAAGACCGATTCTACATAGGCGCACAAGAATACCATTTCGGAAATTATGAGAGTGGTAGGTATGCTTGGGAGCTTCTAAGTGTCAAGCCAATTGATCCGGTGCCAGCAAAAGGGCAGCAAGGGCTGTGGAATTGGGGAGGGGAACGGGATGCAAGCAGGACGTGA
- a CDS encoding immunity 22 family protein, which translates to MRNVVTVWGTTLQSADELADFLTPVYDEDGEVIPSGFLTASGLEWVDEDFFEVHEVQDAEARADFFMYLENEYAMNATLDRKEWPEKLTEEIGKYPHVILLYGNESRYGPINEKLFDLTEGGQEKDSPLVLLAKLVFETEER; encoded by the coding sequence ATGAGAAATGTGGTAACCGTATGGGGAACAACCTTGCAATCGGCTGATGAACTAGCGGATTTTCTGACTCCGGTTTACGATGAGGACGGGGAAGTGATACCGTCTGGCTTTTTAACAGCGTCGGGTCTTGAATGGGTAGACGAGGACTTTTTTGAAGTACATGAGGTACAGGATGCAGAGGCAAGAGCGGACTTTTTCATGTATTTGGAAAACGAATATGCGATGAATGCAACACTCGATCGAAAAGAATGGCCGGAAAAGCTAACAGAGGAAATTGGCAAGTACCCACATGTCATTTTGCTGTATGGCAATGAATCGCGGTACGGACCGATTAACGAAAAATTGTTCGATCTCACTGAGGGCGGGCAAGAAAAAGATTCACCGCTAGTCCTGCTCGCCAAACTTGTATTTGAAACAGAAGAGCGGTAA
- a CDS encoding DUF421 domain-containing protein yields the protein MSWTLIWQSVGVIVLGTLLLRIAGRKSISQMTMAQVIVMIGLGTLIIQPITGNGYWPTFLLAAVLVVVMILMEFLEIKSNGFETFITGKAVIVIENGELVESNMRKLRLTADKLEMRLRQAGISNFNGLQLKLVGLRL from the coding sequence ATGAGTTGGACTCTTATATGGCAATCTGTAGGTGTAATTGTACTCGGTACTCTTCTACTGCGAATTGCTGGTAGAAAATCAATTTCTCAAATGACTATGGCCCAAGTAATTGTGATGATCGGGCTTGGTACTTTGATCATCCAACCTATTACTGGTAATGGTTACTGGCCTACTTTTCTATTAGCAGCAGTCTTGGTCGTGGTCATGATATTGATGGAATTCCTAGAGATTAAATCTAATGGATTCGAAACTTTTATTACGGGCAAGGCAGTAATTGTAATTGAAAATGGAGAATTGGTTGAAAGTAACATGCGCAAACTCAGGCTAACAGCTGACAAGCTTGAAATGCGACTACGACAAGCTGGAATCTCAAATTTCAATGGGCTACAATTGAAGTTAGTGGGACTTAGGTTATGA
- a CDS encoding YopX family protein → MQAGREVKYQVWIVPTREMKKVTALLFDDDGQLFGVKTPDSEINSCLSIHTVRIREFTSLHDKNGKEIYEGDIAQNKHGAIGVIRFHKTWGTFYFDTILGLNEENELVRMRSELLP, encoded by the coding sequence ATGCAAGCAGGACGTGAAGTGAAGTACCAGGTATGGATAGTGCCTACAAGGGAAATGAAAAAGGTCACCGCTCTATTGTTTGATGATGATGGACAGTTGTTCGGGGTAAAGACCCCAGATTCCGAAATTAACTCCTGCTTGAGTATTCATACAGTCCGCATAAGAGAATTTACGAGTCTCCATGACAAGAACGGCAAGGAGATTTATGAAGGAGACATTGCCCAAAACAAACATGGTGCCATCGGCGTTATAAGATTCCACAAAACATGGGGAACATTTTATTTTGATACAATTCTTGGTTTAAATGAGGAAAACGAACTGGTGAGGATGAGAAGTGAACTACTCCCCTAG